One window of Tenacibaculum maritimum NCIMB 2154 genomic DNA carries:
- a CDS encoding ATP-binding protein, which yields MELKNILSLFLILFFIIKISAQKTDSVLKNNLESAIIEKVALKKYDEAAALSKAIVPLLKNKRDLGHYLYVIGYYFKKNNQIDSAYKYYQKSKNIYLSLQDSAKIAERLLNLAKIESDNELYFKSDSTAVLALKYEKGKKGKKNNHLASVYNCLGINANEQKEHKEAIKWYKLAIEATNDTPKKLRYMSNMAVNYKELKKYEHSIDLYRRIMRDAYYDSLPLYSKGKIIDNYAFVKFLGGKKVEKKEFLRAQEIKRKSKDNQGLIANYSHLSDYYKVKNRKKALRYAFEMYALSKKIKAPKDRVEAIDKILGLAQGDNIKEYALERAYLSDSIQLAKKRSRNKFVKVIYNYEEEKKLRLAARADLAETKLLAEQQKKEKLILLFVGIFSVLGFIVYFFYKRAKTRKEKAEEVYKTETRLAKKIHDELASDVYHVMNKIQNRKVSNEELLDDLESIYYQTRDISHENSPIITGGSFENFLKQLFLDFTTNGCKILSKDLFKIEANTLSKEQQIVLYRLLRELLVNMKKHSKATLVVITFFKLKNSIKVQYKDNGIGAKEAVIKNGLQNMETRINSIGGSIIFETEEEKGFKSVFQFKK from the coding sequence ATGGAATTGAAAAATATTTTATCCCTTTTTTTAATACTATTTTTTATAATAAAAATAAGCGCCCAAAAGACTGATAGCGTTTTAAAAAATAATTTAGAATCAGCAATAATAGAAAAAGTAGCTCTCAAAAAATATGATGAAGCAGCAGCTTTATCCAAGGCGATTGTTCCATTGTTAAAAAATAAACGAGATTTAGGTCATTATTTATATGTAATAGGTTATTACTTTAAGAAAAATAATCAAATAGACAGCGCTTATAAATATTATCAAAAATCTAAAAACATATATCTTTCATTACAAGATTCTGCAAAGATTGCAGAGAGACTCTTAAACTTAGCAAAAATAGAGTCTGATAATGAGCTTTATTTTAAAAGTGATTCTACAGCAGTTTTAGCATTGAAATATGAGAAAGGAAAAAAAGGAAAAAAGAACAATCATCTTGCATCAGTTTACAATTGTTTAGGTATAAATGCTAATGAGCAAAAAGAACACAAAGAAGCTATTAAATGGTATAAGCTAGCTATTGAAGCAACAAATGATACTCCTAAAAAACTCAGGTATATGAGTAATATGGCGGTGAATTACAAAGAGTTAAAAAAGTACGAGCATTCCATTGATTTGTATAGAAGAATTATGCGTGATGCATACTATGATAGTCTTCCTTTATATTCAAAAGGAAAGATTATTGATAATTATGCTTTTGTAAAATTTTTAGGAGGTAAAAAAGTTGAAAAAAAAGAGTTTTTAAGAGCGCAAGAAATTAAAAGGAAAAGTAAGGATAATCAAGGATTGATTGCTAATTATTCTCATTTATCAGATTATTATAAAGTTAAAAATAGAAAGAAAGCATTAAGGTACGCTTTCGAAATGTATGCGTTATCGAAAAAAATAAAGGCTCCAAAAGATAGAGTGGAAGCGATAGATAAAATTTTAGGATTAGCACAAGGAGATAACATTAAGGAGTATGCATTAGAACGAGCTTATTTAAGTGATAGCATACAATTGGCAAAAAAACGATCGAGAAATAAGTTTGTAAAAGTTATCTACAATTATGAAGAAGAAAAAAAGCTGAGATTAGCAGCTAGGGCAGATTTAGCAGAAACAAAACTATTAGCAGAACAACAAAAAAAAGAAAAACTTATTTTATTATTTGTAGGGATTTTTTCTGTTTTAGGTTTCATTGTTTATTTCTTTTATAAAAGAGCAAAAACTAGAAAAGAAAAAGCAGAAGAAGTATATAAAACAGAAACTAGATTGGCAAAAAAAATACATGATGAATTAGCAAGTGATGTATATCATGTAATGAATAAAATTCAAAATAGAAAGGTTTCTAATGAAGAATTATTAGATGATTTAGAAAGTATCTATTACCAAACAAGAGACATTTCACATGAAAACAGTCCTATTATAACAGGAGGTTCTTTTGAGAATTTTTTGAAGCAACTTTTTTTAGATTTCACGACTAACGGATGTAAAATTTTAAGCAAAGATCTTTTTAAAATAGAAGCTAATACCTTGTCAAAAGAGCAGCAAATTGTATTGTATAGGCTATTAAGAGAACTATTGGTTAATATGAAAAAACATAGCAAAGCTACTTTGGTAGTAATTACTTTTTTTAAATTAAAGAATAGTATAAAAGTACAGTATAAAGATAATGGCATAGGTGCAAAAGAAGCAGTAATTAAAAATGGCCTTCAAAATATGGAAACCCGTATAAATTCGATTGGGGGTTCTATTATTTTTGAAACAGAAGAAGAAAAAGGGTTCAAATCTGTTTTTCAGTTTAAAAAATAA
- a CDS encoding DNA gyrase/topoisomerase IV subunit A, whose translation MSEEINEQEEHDEEMNHQSDSVETITKVTGMYKEWFLDYASYVILERAVPSIEDGFKPVQRRIMHSMKDLDDGRYNKVANIVGHTMQYHPHGDASIADAMVQMGQKDLLIDMQGNWGNILTGDRAAASRYIEARLSKFALEVVFNPKTTEWKMSYDGRKKEPVDLPVKFPLLLAQGAEGIAVGLSTKILPHNFNELIEASIKYLKGRSFTIFPDFQTGGIADFTNYNDGKRGGKVRVRAKISQIDKKTLAITEIPFATTTSSLIDSILKANEKGKIRIKRIEDNTAANVEILVHLPPNVSPDKTIDALYAFTSCENSISPLCCIIEDNKPLFIGVTEMLKHSTDNTVELLKKELEIQLYELEEQWHFASLERIFIENRIYRDIEEEETWEGVIQAIDKGLAPHITHLKREVTEEDITRLTEIRIKKISKFDIDKAKQHIESLEEKIAEVKHHLEHLIEFAIDYFKNLKSTYGKGRERKTEIRIFDDIVATKVVMRNTKLYVNKEEGFIGTSLKKDTYVTDCADIDDVIIFKSNGTMLVTKVASKTFVGKGIIHIAIFKKKDKRTVYNMIYKDGKNGPSYMKRFNVTSITRDKEYDLTNGNKGSAILYFTANPNGEAEVVSINLRAVGSIKKLKWDIDFADLAIKGRGVRGNLVTKYAVKKIEFKSEGVSTLKPRKIWFDEAVQRLNVDGRGTLLGEFRAEDKLLIATQSGKIKAVKPDLAMHFEQDMIVLEKWEPNKPISAIYFDGDKARYYIKRFLVEITEKEETFISDHEKSQLEIIATDYRPMVEVIFSKRSLEKMNVSIEEFIAVKGIKALGNQLTKEKIRQVNILDPLPFEVPKEAVKDNIEAKKEVIEDKLPLEVAPIEKRAVESKEEKVRRALERAIQKKKIKREEREDNQETLF comes from the coding sequence ATGAGTGAAGAAATAAACGAGCAGGAAGAACATGACGAAGAAATGAATCATCAATCAGATTCTGTAGAAACCATCACCAAAGTTACAGGAATGTATAAGGAATGGTTTTTAGATTATGCTTCGTATGTAATTTTAGAAAGAGCAGTACCCTCTATTGAAGATGGGTTTAAACCTGTGCAACGTAGAATCATGCATTCAATGAAAGATTTGGATGATGGTCGTTATAATAAAGTAGCTAATATTGTAGGACATACAATGCAGTATCATCCGCATGGAGATGCTTCTATTGCTGATGCAATGGTTCAAATGGGACAAAAGGATTTGCTCATAGATATGCAAGGAAACTGGGGAAATATCTTAACAGGTGATAGAGCAGCAGCTTCACGTTATATTGAGGCGCGTTTGTCCAAATTTGCACTGGAAGTTGTTTTTAACCCCAAAACAACTGAATGGAAAATGTCTTATGATGGGCGTAAAAAAGAACCAGTAGATTTGCCTGTAAAATTTCCATTGTTATTAGCGCAAGGGGCAGAAGGAATTGCAGTAGGGCTTTCTACTAAAATTTTACCGCATAACTTTAATGAATTGATAGAGGCTTCTATTAAGTATTTAAAGGGAAGAAGTTTTACTATATTTCCAGACTTTCAAACAGGAGGTATTGCTGATTTTACAAACTATAATGATGGTAAAAGAGGAGGAAAAGTACGAGTTCGTGCCAAAATATCGCAAATAGATAAAAAAACATTGGCAATTACAGAAATTCCTTTTGCAACAACAACTTCCTCTTTGATTGATAGTATTTTAAAAGCAAATGAAAAAGGAAAAATAAGAATAAAAAGAATAGAGGATAATACAGCGGCAAATGTTGAAATTTTGGTGCATTTGCCACCAAATGTATCTCCTGATAAAACAATAGATGCTTTATATGCCTTTACAAGTTGTGAAAACTCTATATCACCTTTATGTTGTATCATTGAAGATAACAAGCCTTTATTTATAGGGGTTACGGAAATGTTAAAACACTCAACAGATAATACTGTTGAATTATTAAAAAAGGAGTTAGAAATTCAACTTTATGAATTAGAAGAACAATGGCACTTTGCATCTTTAGAACGTATTTTTATTGAAAATAGAATATATAGAGATATTGAGGAAGAGGAAACATGGGAAGGCGTTATCCAAGCTATTGATAAAGGATTAGCTCCCCATATTACGCATTTAAAAAGAGAAGTTACTGAAGAAGATATCACGCGTTTAACAGAAATTAGAATAAAAAAGATTTCAAAGTTTGATATTGATAAAGCAAAGCAACATATTGAAAGTTTAGAAGAAAAAATAGCAGAAGTAAAACATCATTTAGAACATTTGATTGAATTTGCTATTGACTATTTTAAAAATTTAAAGAGCACCTACGGAAAAGGGCGTGAGCGAAAAACAGAAATTAGAATTTTTGATGATATTGTGGCCACCAAGGTAGTCATGAGAAATACGAAGCTTTACGTTAATAAAGAAGAAGGTTTTATAGGAACTTCATTAAAAAAAGATACATATGTAACGGATTGTGCGGATATTGATGATGTAATTATTTTTAAGAGTAACGGTACAATGTTGGTTACAAAAGTAGCCTCAAAAACATTTGTAGGAAAAGGAATTATACATATAGCTATCTTTAAAAAGAAGGATAAGCGAACAGTGTATAACATGATTTATAAAGACGGGAAAAATGGCCCCTCTTACATGAAGCGTTTTAATGTGACTAGTATAACGAGAGATAAAGAATATGATTTAACAAATGGGAATAAAGGCTCCGCTATTCTTTATTTTACAGCAAATCCAAATGGGGAAGCAGAAGTAGTAAGTATAAATTTAAGAGCTGTAGGAAGTATCAAAAAACTTAAATGGGATATTGATTTTGCTGATTTAGCCATAAAAGGAAGAGGAGTTAGAGGTAATCTAGTAACAAAATATGCTGTTAAAAAAATAGAATTTAAATCGGAAGGAGTTTCAACATTAAAGCCACGAAAAATTTGGTTTGATGAAGCTGTACAGCGATTAAATGTAGATGGAAGGGGTACCTTATTAGGGGAGTTTAGGGCTGAAGATAAGTTATTAATAGCAACTCAATCAGGAAAAATAAAAGCAGTGAAACCTGATTTAGCAATGCACTTTGAGCAAGATATGATTGTTTTAGAAAAATGGGAGCCTAATAAACCCATTTCAGCAATTTATTTTGATGGAGATAAAGCACGTTACTATATCAAAAGATTTTTGGTAGAAATTACGGAAAAAGAAGAAACTTTTATTTCAGATCATGAAAAATCTCAGCTAGAAATTATAGCTACGGATTATAGACCGATGGTAGAAGTTATTTTTTCTAAAAGAAGTTTAGAAAAAATGAATGTTAGTATAGAAGAGTTTATAGCTGTAAAAGGGATAAAAGCATTAGGAAATCAATTGACGAAAGAAAAAATACGTCAAGTAAATATATTGGATCCTTTACCTTTTGAAGTACCTAAAGAAGCAGTCAAAGATAATATAGAAGCTAAAAAAGAAGTTATCGAAGATAAATTGCCTTTAGAAGTAGCTCCTATAGAAAAAAGAGCTGTAGAAAGTAAAGAAGAAAAGGTAAGGAGAGCTTTGGAAAGAGCCATACAAAAGAAAAAAATAAAACGAGAAGAGCGAG
- a CDS encoding TM2 domain-containing protein, whose translation MKSNGTAYVLWFFLGIFSAHRFYLGKTGSALIYLFTGQLFGIGWIIDAFILGGMVDKYNLIYGGLRGGNQSQNVVVNVTAPSVAPVHENQN comes from the coding sequence ATGAAATCAAACGGAACAGCTTATGTATTATGGTTTTTTTTAGGAATTTTTTCAGCGCATAGATTTTATTTAGGAAAAACAGGTTCGGCTTTAATTTATTTATTTACGGGACAATTATTTGGTATAGGGTGGATTATTGATGCTTTTATCTTAGGAGGAATGGTTGATAAGTATAATTTAATTTATGGAGGATTAAGAGGAGGAAACCAAAGTCAAAATGTTGTAGTAAACGTAACGGCCCCATCAGTAGCTCCAGTGCACGAAAATCAAAATTAA
- a CDS encoding imelysin family protein, translating to MKKVLGLSLLLTSATFINCADDDPIDPATVIEASKTEFVANYVNIVEASYDDALAKAKDLKTAIDAFTKAPDATKFQKAKEAWLDSREPYGQTEAYRFYDGPIDGANGEPEGYINAWPLDEGLIDYVTAGTSGSTKNLINDTSFNLTKTSIKELSGNNNNESNVTIGYHAIEFLLWGQDSTAPSEKKAGQRAYTDYTTAANADRRKQYLQLAAEILVDDLESVVKQWKPGAAYRKQFLALSKNDAIDKILTGAAKLSKGELAGERMATAVEKQDQEEEHSCFSDNTHRDIYLNALSINNIIHGTYKRIDGSTVTGFSLLDLLLLVNATESATLKTTSEVVMTKVKAISDAKFFDYQIIGEALDNNTKPVMATVFSLRKQGDQLAQSGKTITGKIIDASVE from the coding sequence ATGAAAAAAGTACTAGGATTATCTTTACTACTTACATCTGCAACATTTATAAATTGTGCTGATGATGACCCTATAGATCCCGCAACAGTAATTGAAGCTTCTAAAACTGAATTTGTTGCCAATTATGTAAACATTGTAGAAGCTAGTTATGACGATGCTTTAGCAAAGGCAAAAGACTTAAAAACAGCTATTGATGCCTTTACGAAAGCGCCAGATGCAACCAAATTTCAAAAAGCAAAAGAGGCTTGGCTAGATTCTCGTGAGCCCTATGGACAAACAGAGGCATATCGTTTTTATGATGGTCCTATTGACGGAGCTAATGGAGAGCCAGAAGGTTATATCAACGCTTGGCCATTGGATGAGGGATTAATTGATTATGTTACGGCAGGTACTAGTGGGAGTACAAAAAATTTAATTAATGATACCTCTTTTAATTTAACAAAAACAAGTATCAAAGAATTATCTGGAAATAATAATAATGAATCTAATGTTACTATTGGTTACCATGCTATTGAGTTTTTATTATGGGGGCAAGATAGTACTGCTCCTTCTGAGAAAAAAGCAGGGCAACGTGCCTATACCGATTACACTACCGCTGCGAATGCTGATAGAAGAAAACAATACTTACAGCTAGCTGCTGAGATATTAGTAGATGACTTAGAATCTGTTGTAAAACAATGGAAACCTGGAGCAGCATATAGAAAACAATTCTTAGCCCTATCTAAAAATGATGCCATTGATAAAATTTTAACGGGTGCTGCTAAATTGAGTAAAGGTGAATTAGCTGGAGAAAGAATGGCTACTGCTGTTGAAAAACAAGATCAAGAAGAAGAGCATTCTTGTTTTTCGGATAATACACATAGAGATATTTACCTAAATGCTCTATCTATCAACAATATTATTCATGGAACCTACAAAAGAATCGACGGATCTACCGTTACTGGTTTTTCTTTATTAGATCTTTTATTGTTAGTGAATGCTACAGAATCTGCAACATTAAAAACTACATCTGAAGTTGTGATGACTAAAGTAAAAGCTATTTCTGATGCTAAATTCTTTGATTATCAAATTATAGGAGAGGCTCTTGATAATAATACCAAGCCTGTAATGGCTACTGTTTTTAGTTTGAGAAAACAAGGAGACCAATTGGCACAAAGCGGTAAAACAATTACTGGTAAAATAATTGATGCTAGCGTAGAGTAA
- a CDS encoding DNA topoisomerase IV subunit B, which yields MTQETKYTEDNIRSLDWKEHIRLRPGMYIGKLGDGSSADDGIYILVKEVLDNSIDEFVMGTGKTIEVSLQGGNKVIVRDYGRGIPLGKVVDVVSKMNTGGKYDSRAFKKSVGLNGVGTKAVNALSTYFRVESTREGKSAAAEFEKGNLTNEEFLEETSRRKGTKVTFIADETIFKNYKYRPEYIVKLLKNYVYLNPGLTIIFNGEKYHSENGLKDLLEDNNNQEDMLYPIIHLRGEDIEIAITHSKTQYSEEYHSFVNGQNTTQGGTHQAAFREALVKTIREFYGKNFEASDVRKSVIGAISIKVMEPVFESQTKTKLGSTDMGGDLPTVRTYINDFVKTQLDNYLHKNVETAEKLQKKILQAEKERKELSGIRKLAKDRAKKASLHNKKLRDCRVHLGDIKKENYLDTTLFITEGDSASGSITKSRNVNTQAVFSLKGKPLNSYGLSKKIVYENEEFNLLQAALNIEDGLEGLRYNNIVIATDADVDGMHIRLLLITFFLQFFPEVIKEGHLYILETPLFRVRNKKDTYYCYSETEKQEAMNKLRGKPEITRFKGLGEISPDEFVHFIGDDIRLEPVMLDKEMSIEQMLEFYMGKNTPDRQKFIIKNLKVEIDLAEE from the coding sequence ATGACGCAAGAAACAAAATATACCGAAGATAATATACGATCGTTAGACTGGAAAGAGCATATCCGTTTAAGGCCTGGAATGTATATAGGTAAATTAGGGGATGGATCCTCGGCAGATGATGGAATCTATATTTTAGTAAAAGAAGTATTGGACAACTCAATTGATGAGTTTGTTATGGGAACAGGAAAAACTATTGAAGTTTCTTTGCAAGGAGGAAATAAAGTAATAGTGCGTGATTATGGGCGTGGTATTCCTTTAGGAAAAGTAGTGGATGTAGTTTCTAAAATGAATACAGGAGGAAAGTACGATTCTCGTGCATTTAAAAAATCGGTAGGATTAAATGGAGTAGGAACTAAAGCGGTAAATGCCCTGTCAACCTATTTTAGAGTAGAATCAACAAGAGAAGGAAAATCAGCTGCGGCAGAATTTGAAAAAGGAAATCTTACTAATGAAGAATTTTTAGAAGAAACTTCAAGAAGAAAGGGAACGAAAGTTACTTTTATAGCTGATGAAACCATCTTTAAAAATTATAAATATCGCCCAGAGTACATTGTTAAGCTACTAAAAAACTATGTATATCTTAATCCTGGATTAACGATTATTTTTAATGGTGAAAAATACCACTCAGAAAACGGGTTAAAAGATTTGTTAGAGGATAATAACAATCAAGAAGATATGTTGTATCCTATTATACACCTAAGAGGTGAAGATATAGAAATAGCCATTACACATAGTAAAACACAATATTCAGAAGAGTACCATTCTTTTGTAAATGGTCAAAATACTACACAAGGAGGAACGCACCAAGCAGCTTTTAGAGAAGCTTTGGTAAAAACGATACGCGAGTTTTATGGTAAGAATTTTGAAGCATCGGATGTTCGAAAATCTGTCATAGGAGCTATATCTATAAAGGTTATGGAACCCGTTTTTGAAAGTCAAACAAAAACAAAATTAGGTTCTACAGATATGGGAGGAGACCTCCCAACTGTTCGTACGTACATCAATGATTTTGTAAAAACACAGTTAGATAATTACCTCCATAAGAATGTAGAAACAGCAGAAAAACTGCAAAAGAAAATTTTACAAGCAGAAAAAGAGCGTAAAGAATTATCAGGCATTCGTAAACTAGCTAAAGATCGTGCTAAAAAAGCAAGCTTACATAACAAAAAATTACGTGATTGTCGCGTACATCTAGGAGATATTAAAAAAGAAAATTATTTAGATACTACCTTATTTATAACAGAGGGAGATTCAGCATCGGGATCTATAACAAAATCGAGAAACGTAAATACTCAAGCAGTATTTAGCTTAAAAGGAAAGCCTTTAAATTCTTACGGATTGTCTAAGAAAATTGTATATGAAAATGAGGAATTTAACTTATTACAAGCCGCTTTGAATATTGAAGATGGATTGGAAGGACTTAGGTATAATAATATTGTAATAGCTACTGATGCTGATGTTGATGGAATGCATATCCGTTTATTACTAATTACCTTTTTCTTACAATTTTTTCCAGAAGTAATTAAAGAAGGACATTTGTATATTTTGGAAACTCCTTTATTTAGAGTCCGTAATAAAAAAGATACTTATTACTGTTATTCTGAAACAGAAAAACAAGAAGCTATGAATAAGCTAAGAGGGAAGCCAGAGATAACTCGATTTAAAGGATTAGGGGAAATATCTCCAGATGAATTTGTACATTTTATAGGAGATGACATTCGTTTAGAACCTGTAATGTTAGATAAAGAAATGTCTATAGAGCAAATGTTAGAATTTTATATGGGAAAAAATACTCCAGATCGTCAAAAGTTTATCATTAAAAATTTAAAAGTAGAAATAGATTTAGCAGAAGAATAA
- the guaB gene encoding IMP dehydrogenase, producing MIAHNAKIVGEGLTYDDVLLVPAFSEVLPREVSIQTKFTKNITINVPIVSAAMDTVTESAMAIAMAREGGIGVLHKNMTIEQQAQEVRKVKRAESGMIIDPVTLPLTASVLDAKQLMKEHSIGGIPVVDVNGILKGIVTNRDLRFERKNDRPIIEVMTKDNLVTASVGTSLKSAESILQENKIEKLLIVDEAYKLSGLITFRDITKVTQKPIANKDSYGRLRVAAALGVTADAVVRAAALVKAGVDAVIIDTAHGHTKGVVAVLKEVKAKFPTLEVVVGNIATPEAAKYLVAAGADAVKVGIGPGSICTTRVVAGVGFPQFSAVLEVAAAIKGSGVPVIADGGIRYTGDIPKAIAAGADCVMLGSLLAGTKESPGETIIYEGRKFKSYRGMGSVEAMKQGSKDRYFQDVEDDIKKLVPEGIVGRVPYKGELVESIHQFVGGLRAGMGYCGAKDVETLKNTGKFVRITASGINESHPHDVAITKEAPNYSRR from the coding sequence ATGATAGCTCACAATGCAAAAATTGTAGGAGAAGGTCTAACTTATGACGATGTACTTTTAGTACCAGCCTTTTCAGAAGTCTTACCAAGAGAAGTAAGTATTCAAACAAAATTTACGAAAAACATAACAATAAATGTGCCTATAGTATCTGCTGCTATGGATACTGTAACAGAATCAGCTATGGCCATAGCGATGGCTCGAGAAGGAGGCATTGGAGTTTTGCATAAGAATATGACTATTGAACAGCAAGCGCAGGAGGTAAGAAAAGTAAAGAGAGCAGAAAGTGGAATGATTATAGATCCAGTTACATTGCCTTTAACAGCAAGTGTTTTAGACGCAAAACAGTTGATGAAAGAGCATAGTATTGGAGGAATTCCAGTGGTTGATGTAAATGGAATTTTAAAAGGAATAGTAACCAATAGAGATTTGCGTTTTGAACGTAAAAATGATCGCCCTATTATTGAGGTAATGACTAAAGATAATTTAGTAACAGCTTCTGTAGGAACTTCATTAAAGTCAGCAGAAAGTATCTTGCAAGAAAATAAAATAGAAAAATTACTTATTGTTGATGAAGCTTATAAACTTTCAGGGCTCATTACTTTTAGAGATATTACAAAAGTAACCCAAAAGCCTATAGCGAATAAAGATTCTTATGGACGTTTAAGAGTGGCCGCAGCATTGGGAGTTACAGCTGATGCTGTTGTAAGAGCGGCAGCATTGGTAAAAGCAGGAGTTGATGCTGTTATTATTGATACAGCGCATGGTCATACAAAAGGAGTAGTTGCTGTATTAAAAGAAGTAAAAGCTAAATTTCCAACATTGGAAGTTGTAGTTGGAAATATAGCTACACCAGAAGCAGCTAAATATTTAGTAGCAGCTGGAGCAGACGCAGTAAAAGTAGGAATTGGGCCTGGATCTATTTGTACTACTAGAGTAGTAGCAGGAGTAGGTTTTCCTCAGTTTTCAGCAGTATTAGAAGTGGCAGCTGCCATAAAAGGAAGCGGAGTTCCAGTAATTGCAGATGGAGGTATTCGTTATACAGGAGATATTCCTAAAGCAATAGCGGCCGGAGCTGATTGTGTGATGTTAGGTTCCTTACTTGCAGGAACAAAAGAAAGTCCAGGAGAAACGATTATTTACGAAGGAAGAAAATTCAAATCATATAGAGGAATGGGATCTGTAGAAGCCATGAAACAAGGATCTAAAGACCGTTATTTTCAAGATGTAGAAGATGATATTAAGAAGTTAGTACCAGAAGGTATCGTAGGGCGTGTTCCTTATAAAGGAGAGTTAGTAGAGAGTATTCATCAGTTTGTAGGAGGATTACGTGCAGGTATGGGATACTGTGGTGCTAAAGATGTTGAAACATTAAAAAATACAGGAAAGTTTGTGAGAATAACAGCTTCTGGTATTAATGAAAGCCATCCTCATGATGTAGCAATTACCAAAGAAGCTCCTAATTATAGTAGAAGATAA
- a CDS encoding DNA-binding response regulator, with protein sequence MFKKVLIAEDADFISSGVKIALGNLGIETINHAQYCDEAFLKLKKELIEDEPYELLISDLSFVDNPNPQRLQTGEDLIHEVKKIQPSIKTIVFSIEDKPYRIQELCNNLKIDAYVWKSIHGEKDLKRAVRTVFNNDFFISQNVAHALKKKENMEITDFDIFLLKSLANGLEQKEISYELKKNKQQPSSISTIEKRLKLLKEYFNANTSAQLIAITKDFGLI encoded by the coding sequence ATGTTTAAAAAAGTGTTAATTGCAGAAGATGCTGATTTTATTTCAAGTGGGGTAAAAATAGCTTTAGGAAATTTAGGAATAGAAACAATAAATCATGCACAGTATTGCGATGAAGCGTTTTTGAAATTAAAAAAAGAACTCATAGAAGATGAGCCGTATGAGTTATTAATAAGCGATTTATCATTTGTAGATAATCCTAACCCTCAAAGGTTACAAACAGGAGAAGATTTAATACATGAAGTAAAAAAGATACAGCCCTCTATTAAAACTATTGTTTTTTCTATAGAAGATAAGCCTTACAGAATTCAAGAATTGTGCAATAATTTAAAAATAGATGCTTACGTTTGGAAATCTATTCACGGTGAAAAAGATTTAAAAAGAGCTGTCAGAACAGTATTTAATAATGATTTTTTTATTTCTCAAAATGTAGCACATGCACTAAAGAAAAAAGAAAATATGGAAATTACTGATTTTGATATTTTTTTATTAAAAAGTTTGGCCAATGGGCTAGAGCAAAAAGAAATTAGTTATGAATTAAAAAAGAATAAGCAGCAACCAAGTAGTATTAGTACTATTGAAAAGCGATTAAAACTGCTTAAGGAATATTTTAATGCAAATACATCTGCGCAATTAATTGCGATCACTAAAGATTTTGGACTGATATAA